A genomic window from Solanum dulcamara chromosome 11, daSolDulc1.2, whole genome shotgun sequence includes:
- the LOC129873318 gene encoding thioredoxin-like protein YLS8: MSYLLPHLHSGWAVDQAILAEEERLVIIRFGHDWDETCMQMDEVLASVADTLKNFAVIYLVDITEVPDFNTMYELYDPSTIMFFFRNKHIMIDLGTGNNNKINWALKDKQEFIDIVETVYRGARKGRGLVIAPKDYSTKYRY, encoded by the exons ATGTCGTACTTGTTGCCTCACCTTCACTCAGGATGGGCGGTCGATCAAGCCATTCTCGCTGAAGAGGAACGCCTTGTCATTATCCGCTTTGGCCATGATTGGGACGAAACTTGTATGCAG ATGGATGAGGTGCTGGCTTCAGTCGCAGATACATTAAAGAATTTTGCTGTCATATACCTGGTGGACATCACAGAGGTCCCTGATTTTAACACGATGTATGAGTTGTACGATCCGTCAACCATCATGTTCTTCTTCAGGAACAAGCACATCATGATTGATCTTGGCACAGGAAACAATAACAAGATCAACTGGGCACTCAAAGATAAACAGGAGTTCATTGATATTGTTGAGACTGTGTACCGTGGTGCACGAAAGGGTCGTGGTCTAGTTATTGCACCCAAAGATTACTCTACCAAGTATCGTTACTGA